The Panicum virgatum strain AP13 chromosome 6K, P.virgatum_v5, whole genome shotgun sequence nucleotide sequence gagtggctcacgtctcgttaaaatatggtttttgtagaaacatggtttagggggccagcacagtgcttagtgcttggttggccactctccataaggaccggttcatagagcgacaacctgggacaacagcgctaccacaaggctagaatgggatagacttggcgtaataattagatctttttggtttggagtaacttacctgtggggcaggggcggtaagcttctatggccctcatgctgagtggcctcgtctgtgcttcgtgtcttgacggccactagacctgctccatagttgccgatccaccctcgcggttactccctaccaacgagattctttgtaaaggcctcgtagtgagtcgctagtcatctcacctaaggaagtgtgatgaacccctggcgtagctcacgacttgtgggtaaagatgtgaaacctctgcagagtgtaaaactggtatactagccgtgctcacggttatgagcggcccagatcctccttttgattagtagggttgtctccttccgacgagggaggtgcctctcggggttaccttggtggttttggtttggttctcagtagtaacatgtttaatcttgattaattactatgtaactgggttaatggtaattcatcaactcgtagtaaatagctttaataaaattttgccaagattaaaagctaatgcagttgagtcagccaaccttagagcctcatagtttgtgttatacttgttgagtacaagttgtgtactcacccttgcctcttctctactttttccaattggctacgctactgctgctcagttcctgccgacacgagggagttcgctcagcgctaccaggactacgaggacttctaggcgttcgtctcccagtcgacgtccctgtggcgccctgcttcagcttcggagagtctttatcaTATTTTGTAcctcgcttccgctgtatcagacattttgtcattattgtaataaataacatttgtattcgctttattatgtctatttacgtgatatgtgctatgatatattgttcattctgttgtatatacgtgtgacttgatcctggcacgtatatgattgctcggtttatgttcttttataaaccgggtgttacaccgcggcggcgcttcactGGGAACTCGTCGGAGCAGGCGGTCTGGGTTGGTTGCTGGGCCGAACGGGAGAAGGACGCATGCGCGCGAGGAGAATCGTGatcgacaggtgggcctggagAGTAGGTCAGGGCTGTTGCGCTGCTGGCTGCGGTCGCTGAGCCTGACGTGCGGGCTTGGTCTGGTGGGCGAGGGCATGCACTGCGTGGGATGCACCGCTGACACGTGGGGTCGGGCACCGGGGACGGGAGAACGTGTGGGGTTTCTGTCTCTGCTGGGTAGGGTCATGAGGAAGGCGCGGCTGGAGAGCGCTGCGTGCACATGCTGCTGGTGCGGGCGAGGGAGACCACTAGGTGGGCTGCATGGTCAGAGAGAGGACGCGGCGCGCCGGCCCGAATCACTGGTGGGTGGGGTCACTGAGATAGGGAAAGGGAGCAAACTGGTTCTGGGCCGCGCGCTCTGGAGCTTGtcgcgggttgggctgctgggctgGGTTGAGTTTGGTAGTTTGGGCTGGTTTCTCTTccctccttttctatttcccttttgtttttctaactcaaaccaaactaaacctatttgaattcaaatttgaatttgaattcaaaccacactcactcaattaaaattatgcaccagcatgaatgcacaacatgttgacctaagaaaaattttaatttctttatgaagcagaaataaattataaatgcaaggctaagcaaattaaatcctagaaaattaaataaagccaattaaatttattattaaatgatgaaatttaaattagggtgttacaaagccCAAGCCCAaaaggcccacttggcagccacACAAGAGGAGGAAAACTAGCCCATGCGCATGACACGTCATCAATCCAAGGCGATCTCCTGTCGACAATCAGATGCAAGCACGAGGATCAAAGGGCCCATATGGCAGCCATGCCTAaggaagaaacttggcacccaCTCTTCCTTGAATGAGGGGTCCACATGACAATCACCCAGCCAAAGGAGGGGCCGGTGGGCCActaggccaggtcggccgacctgcctGGTCGGTCGACGGcctagtgggccccaccacctcaagcTTCCATGTGTCACTTCCCTATTGGCTCTAGAAGGCGGTTTGAGAAGGATTGGCTGCATTCTCGGGGTGGCTccccctataaatacaaggggagggggtgagaataggaacacacaccacacccaactcaactcaccttctctcttggagcttgaggccttcatcctagatgcttaggtaaaCTGGGagttgtagaagaagaggaggagagtgaggaggagtcggggaagTGCTGAGTCTGTCGGctctcttctccgcttgtacctcgacggatgcttattcggttgtaagtgttcgagactttctttgtttatttagaattagagtttagatcgcaagttatcatctttgccttatattagttgatgtgtatgctagcgagtagcatttgatcttagctttaGACCCTGGATagaaagggtagtcttggccagggctacggttagtagggaaaagcgtagacgtggtgtctaggctggactataccactcagttgtccaatagtcccatggtttgtagaggtagccgataggtggtgatagccctgttcgagccctagtaatcctccatgttcggatattggatagagcactattactagagctatcggcttgtttaagccggtcgaaaccggcagctcgaagtataatggcgacgtgatctcttcttctaggcatagattttagatatagaaagtcctctcttctgtcttctccacatcggtgtgtgtgtccttggatgagcctaaacccgtagatagcgtactcatgtTCCTCcatggatacgataccctggaatactcttgggtgaaagctacagcggtatccgtgcacttgcggatttttTTCATgatgttgcaaaataccaacaagcagtAGGAGATCGGGCGTGGCGAGGCGGCCGGTCTGGCGGAGGAGCTCCTTGCTGCCGCGCGCCAAATGGCGGAGTCGGCCGAGGTGAGATATTGTTCTCTTGCCGTGTAGTTTTCCGTGCAATCTTGACTTGTTGCTGATGTCGCTTTTTGTGTCAGTCCTTGGCCGGCCTGAGCCAGCGTGCCGTCGGGAAATTGCAGGGGGTGCTGGCAGCGGACGGCCGACTCGAGTAGCTTGAGTCCCGGCTGGCCGAGTTGGAGGCGCAGAACCGCCTGCTGGAGAAGCAGCAGGTGGAGACCGAGAAGGAGCTCGTGAAGGAGAAGCGTGGTAAGGAACGTGCCATGTTCTGCGTTGACTCCTTTGCGTTCGGGCTAATGGGTACCCTTTTAGGGCTGGAGAAGGAGGTTCAGACCCTGAAGCGCGAACTGGAGGCCTGTACGTCGGCCAATGCTGACCTGCAGGAAGGTCGGGAGGCCGCGAAGGAGATGGAGGGTGCCACCAAGGGCAAGCTCCGCCTAGAGCGCCAGGAGTGTGAAGGTATGGTTCGGGAACCACCCTGCTTTCCTTTGACTGAACTCGCATGGAGTTGATTGTTGATTTGCTTGTCAGGCGTGGAGGCTCGGCTGGCCGAGGCGCTCGCGGCAATGGAGCTGTTCACCGGCAAGGTGGATGCCATCCTCCCCGCCTTCGAGCCGGATggcgcggctgcggcggaggACCTCGAGGCGCGGCTGGAGGCGGCGCGTGGGCGGCTGGAAGGCTTCATCAGGATGGTTGCCGAGGACGCAGCCCAGTACACCCTGGGGCTCGTGAAGTCCCACTTCCCGGAGGCCGACTTGGAGCCGGTGGGTGACGGGGTTGCGCCAGACACCTCCGACCTTCCCTGGTCGGACTACCTCGCCAGTGCCAGGCCAATCGCGGAGCGCGTGGCGGCTGACCTTAACCTGTAGCTGTAGAAGCTAGGAGATAAATGGTCAGCagatggccaaaaacaatatttattttgtgtGTAAATAAATTTGCATGCTTTTATGGTTTGTTTTATTCCGTAATCCGAGAAGTTGCGGAGTTGGCCGAGTATTTAGGAAAGATGACCCTGCAAAGTGCCTTTACTTGTCGGGTTGAGAGCTGGTCATCAAGCGCACGGGTAGTAAGAGGTGACACAGGGTGGTTCCAGGACTAGCAGGGTTGTTCTCGCAACAGCCGGTTACTTTGGGGGTGCCTACGCTAGGTAGACTTGGGCGAGTCGGACTGGCTGAGCCCAACCCCCGAGTGTGGTAGACGAGTCGAGCTGACCGACGCGCAGCCCCCGAGTATGCTAAACAAATTGGGGGAGAAGTAAGACAAGTACAAATAACTAAAAACTTTGAATTTTATTGATAACTGATGGGTCGAGTACATAGCTTTTTTTATTATTCTTCTACGGATAGAAGCGGCAAAGGTGTtcgatgttccatgggttgcccaCATCCATCCCATCTTCGCGTTGGAGCATGTAGGTTCCTGGGACAACTACGCTGCTCACGATGAAGGGGCCTTCCCATGTGGAAGTTAGCTTGCCTCTAGGGGACTGGACCCGGCGGAGTACCAGATCGCTGACATTGAAGTCGCGCTGCTAGACTTTTTTGTCGTGGTAACGACGGAGCTATTGCTCATACCGGACATGTTGAAGGGCTGCCGTGAGACGGTACTCCTCAGCCGAGTCGAGATCGGTTCATCGAGTGGTTTCGACCTCGCCTTGGTCGTAGTTCTGGGTGTGCGGAGCACCAAAGGTGATATCCGTCAGGAGGATAGCATTAGAACCGTAGACCATGAAGAAGGGGGAGTAGCTGGTAGCTTGACTTTTCTACGTGCACAGCCCCCATACTACTCTGGGCAGTTCTTGGATCCATTTGGAGCCGTACTTTTCGATCGGGTCGAATATTCTGGCTTTGAGCCCCTGAAGGATCAAGCCGTTGGTGCGTTCCACCTAGCCGTTGCACCTTGGGTGAGCCACGGAGACGTAATACACGTCGATGCAGTTGTCCTGGCAGAAATCCTAGAACTTGGATCCGGTAAAGAAGGAGCCCAAGTCGGTGATGATCCAGTTAGGCACCCCGAACCTGTGTGTGATTTCTTCGATGAACTCGGCTGCCTTGGCCGCCGATGTAGTTGTGACCGGCTTAACCTCgatccactttgtgaacttgtcgatggcgacaaaTATATGGGTGAAGCTGCTTTGTGCCGCCTTGAGCAGTCCCACCGAGTCGAGTCCCTAGCAGGCGAATGGCCAGGATGGAGGGATCATCCGCAAGGCCTGTGCCAGGATGTGCTGTTGCTTGGAGAAGAACTAGCACTCAGGACATCGTCTGACGATGACCTGGGCGTCGGCCAGGGCCGTCGGCCCATAGAAGCCTGATCTGAAAGCTTTGTCAACCAGGGTTGATGCTCCTGTGTGGTTTCCGCAGATTCCCGAGTGGATCTCACTGAGGAGTCGGACTCCATCTTGATGAGAGATGCACTTGGAAAGGGTTTCTGAAGAGGCCGAGTGCCTGAACAACTCAGTTTCGATGACGACATAGTTTGCGACTCGTCGGGTGAGTAGCTCATGCTCCTTGTCATTAGGATAGGACTTGTTGTTGATGGTGAAATCAAGGATCGGAGCTCGCCAGTCTGGATCGGTGACGAGTACTTCCTGGCCTAGGGCTAGCGCTAGGTCAGGCTTTGTTGGAGACTCCTCTTCAATCTTGACTGTGGGATAGTTGAGAGCCTGTACGAAGACTCCGGCCAGGACGAGGGCCCGCTTGGAACCCAGCTTGGAGAGTACATCAGCTGCCATGTTGTAGTCCTGGAGAATGTGGTGGAATTCAAGGACGTAGAAGTGGAACTCGAGCTTGTGTATCTCCCTGCAGTAGGCGTCCATCCTCTCCTAGGAGCACTCCCAGTCCTTGTTGACTTGTTGTATGATGACTTTGGAGTCGCCGTAGGCGAGAAGCCGCTTGATGCCGAGGGAGGCGGCGATCCTGAGATCATGgatgagggcctcgtactcggTTGCATTGTTAGTGGCCTTGAAGAGTAGTTGCAGGATGTATTTTAGCTGCTCACCTCTCGGAGAGATGAAGAGGATGCTTGCACCGGCGCCATCGAGGTTGAGGGCGCCGGCGAAGTACATGACCCAATGCTCAGGTTGTTCGTCGGGTGGAGGATCCTGGATCTACGTTCATTCGGCAATGAAGTCGGCCAGGGCCTGTGACTTGATGGTGGAGAGGGAGGCAAACTCGATGGACAGAGCCCCGAGCTCTACGGACCATTTGACGACTCAGCCATTGGCGTCTCTGTTGTGGAGTATGTCGCCGAGTGAGAAGGAGGAGACCACCTTGATCTTGTGCACCTGGAAGTAATGCCGCAACTTATTTGACATGATTAGAATCACGTAAAGGAGCTTTTGCACTTGGGGGTAGCGCAGCTTGGACTcgccgagtacttcactgatgaagtagatgGGTCGTTGTACCTTGTAGACATGGCCTGGCTCGTCTCATTCGACGACCGGGGCGGTGCTGACCACATGGGTGGTTgccgcgatgtagaggagttGGGTCTCCCCATCTTCTGGTGCTGTGAGGACGGGTGGCGTTGTGAGGAATTCTTTGAGCTATTGGAAGGCTACAGTAGCTTCCTTTTTCCACTCCAACTTGTTAGACTTCCTGTTATCGCCATTAATTAACAGGGTTGATTAATGGGCCgcaagtgagttgggcttaatgcagaaattaaaggaggcttacaaatcggctcctgcgtgggcGTTCGGGCCATCTGGGCCATGTACCTTTAGGTTTAtgttcagtttgagttagagatagagtccaatatggacacgttagtttagattattttccaagtctccggactataaatatgtaccctatgacattcgtAAAGGAAGGAACGTCATCACATTTTGCAACAACACCTCGGCGCACCgccgcccctaattctagggtttcatccaagtaagtgccatgctgccctgattgccCCTCGCGATCAGGGCgccattgttcttgcttctatcttggtattactcgtgctgaagtgtttttgatggcgagtaatgctagttatcctgatgtttcaCAGCatgttttagtagattcattatgCACTTACTTGTTTATTATCTGTGAACATCATGATATCTCTGTACGATCATGATCTAAActtatgctaattctcgttACGTAGAGTTAGTCGTGCGGAGATAATACCATGCTTTGTTTcatttagtagatccgatctgttacgGTTTCTTCTTGTTCCATGATAATTGGCTCAATATCTactagattaggccttgcaaatggattggatgttCCGCTGGTATGTcagatgctttgttttggccttaATGGGGATTTGTtctgggaatcggctcttgctagttcttaggcctccaTTCTGGTTAGGGTTTAGCCATCTATCAAGCTCGttaggcccaattacgtgtaggatgatCCGATGTAGTAGTGAAGCTTTAACCGTCGTGGATTGGATAAACTAGATTTAATTAAAGCAAGTTTTACTGTTATCTGTTTTAACTGTCAATATCCGGATATAtatagatctgatctgacaccgggactcgatcggctctttaaaagccgatgcaagagtcgtcccggggagccgaccacggctcggactaatatttacacgtgtttatgcatgcaggcaaatcgtcgaaagcacgttcgcaccttcctgatcgggtataggtcaggtggcgcgccctgcatctccggaagcatcggcgtgtgccaggatctgggccgttgactgAGGGACCGTTGTCACTGGACGCACgaacgtggcacatgggctgctggcattggacgtatgggacgtggccaagagaggatgtTCCTGGCTTGGTATTgatcgacgaggacgtcggtctcttaagggggtgagcatgtgacacctcggcccagggcttaataggatactcataccaacaagttgcaacttcttttccggaagccggtctccaaagaactctgaggttaagcgtgcttggcccggagaaatttggggatgggtgaccgaccgggaagttcttcccaggtgcgcacgagtgaggacaaagtgtgcagaaaagactggtgttggtctgtgaggacagtctatgtcctagaaagcagccagatgtaagcaggcctggcctcggggaggcgggacgttatagtctaggccgccattgccataTTCGCTCACAACTCTAGGGccgcagagttcgccgatctacgtcgtctacaagatcggcggtgatcccggggagggccagttcctgagcgagctgcctaaggagatcccacacggctacacgtgcgtgtacatacctgacaacatcaaCCCAACACGCGCGGGACAACTggtgagtacaggagcttcagggacatatgcggagaaacaagcatggctagcgaagtacaCTATCGAGCCGAGTTCtaagccctcggccccaggagttcttagtgtggagcagatcagcgcaatactaagggaccagttcggcattatgcccaagagaaaggcaatcggctattccaagctgtacccaagcgactacgacttgatcccgttgccacccaagtatcggctcccggagttcaccaagttcagcgggtcagaaggggccagctccatcgagcatgtgagacgatacctaacgcagcttgggatgatttcagtatcggatcctctgagggtccagttcttctgccagtctctcacgggctcagcctttggatggtacacatcattggccccagattcgatccgcacttggaggctgctggaagatcagttccacacccagtatcactcataggctgctgaagccgggattgccgacctcgcccaagtcaagcagaagcgaggggaaagtgtgtcggagtacaTGCAGCACTTCAGAgtggttaagaatcgatgctactcatcgcgcatcacataAAAGGaagcagtcgatttggcagttctggggctcgctaagccgatcaaggatctggcttttcagttggagttcacctctctggcgcacatggtacagaagctcacgacgtatgaacactatcaccctaagctataccaggaaaaattcaagcgccatgtgaatatggcccaagcagatgattctgatgattctagcggggaacaagaagtggctgtggcagaatggacccggggggcaaaccccgtcccatgcaagtgggtcaaacaaatggggcttgtgaagggctttgactttgacgtggccaaggcagagcagatattcgatctactgctcaagAAAAAgtagttgaagctcccagagaatcacaagctgccaatgatgcaagagctgcaggggaggccgtactgcaagtggcaccactcgtttacCCATgtcacgaatgactg carries:
- the LOC120713373 gene encoding uncharacterized protein LOC120713373, which codes for MDAYCREIHKLEFHFYVLEFHHILQDYNMAADVLSKLGSKRALVLAGVFVQALNYPTVKIEEESPTKPDLALALGQEVLVTDPDWRAPILDFTINNKSYPNDKEHELLTRRVANYVVIETELFRHSASSETLSKCISHQDGVRLLSEIHSGICGNHTGASTLVDKAFRSGFYGPTALADAQGLDSVGLLKAAQSSFTHIFVAIDKFTKWIEVKPVTTTSAAKAAEFIEEITHRFGVPNWIITDLGSFFTGSKF